One window from the genome of Podospora pseudocomata strain CBS 415.72m chromosome 6, whole genome shotgun sequence encodes:
- the PGI1 gene encoding glucose-6-phosphate isomerase (BUSCO:EOG09261RWJ; EggNog:ENOG503NW61; COG:G), whose protein sequence is MAPASSLSAWSDLHSHHESVGKNIILKDAFKNDPKRFDKFTRKITLPADISSGSNGTDIIFDFSKNLITEETLDKLVKLAEEAGVEKKRDAMFAGEKINFTEGRAVYHAALRNVSNQAMKVDGVDVMNTKGGVNDVLEHMRVFSEQVRSGEWKGYTGKKLTTIINVGIGGSDLGPVMVTEALKHYGAKDMTLHFVSNIDGTHIAEALANSDPETTLFLIASKTFTTAETTTNANTAKSWFLEKTSGKGDIAKHFVALSTNESEVTKFGIDAANMFGFESWVGGRYSVWSAIGLSVALYVGFDNFHKFLAGAHAMDQHFQQAPLRENIPAIGGLLSVWYSNFYGAQTHLVAPFDQYLHRFPAYLQQLSMESNGKTITSDGSPAKYTTGPILFGEPCTNAQHSFFQLVHQGTKLIPSDFILAAKSHNPVSDNLHQKMLASNYLAQAEALMVGKTAEEVRAEGNVPEELVPHKVFMGNRPTTSILVGGAIGPAELGALIVYYEHLTFTEGAVWDINSFDQWGVELGKVLAKKILKEIDEEGAGSGHDSSTGGLLGAFKAYGGF, encoded by the exons GGAAGCAATGGCACCGACATCATCTTCGACTTCAGCAAGAACCTCATCACAGAGGAGACCCTCGACAAGCTTGTGAAGctcgccgaggaggctggcgTCGAGAAGAAGCGCGATGCCATGTTCGCTGGCGAGAAGATCAACTTCACCGAGGGCCGTGCCGTCTACCACGCTGCCCTGCGCAACGTCAGCAACCAGGCCATGAAAGTGGATGGTGTCGACGTCATGAACACCAAGGGTGGTGTCAACGATGTTCTCGAGCACATGCGCGTCTTCTCCGAGCAAGTCCGCAGCGGCGAGTGGAAGGGTTACACCGGCAAGAAGCTCACAACCATCATCAATGTTGGTATTGGCGGTTCCGATCT CGGCCCGGTGATGGTTACTGAGGCGCTCAAGCACTATGGCGCCAAGGACATGACCCTTCACTTTGTGTCCAACATCGACGGCACCCACATCGCCGAGGCTCTTGCCAACTCCGACCCCGAAAcgaccctcttcctcatcgctTCCAAGACCTTCACAACCGCCGAGACCACAACAAATGCCAACACGGCCAAGTCATGGTTCCTTGAGAAGACCAGCGGCAAGGGTGATATCGCCAAGCACTTCGTTGCTCTCTCCACCAACGAGTCCGAGGTGACCAAGTTCGGTATTGATGCCGCCAACATGTTCGGCTTCGAGAGCTGGGTCGGTGGCCGCTACTCTGTCTGGAGCGCCATTGGTCTCAGTGTTGCCCTCTACGTCGGCTTCGACAACTTCCACAAGTTCCTGGCTGGTGCCCATGCCATGGACCAGCACTTCCAGCAGGCTCCCCTCAGGGAGAACATCCCGGCCATTGGTGGTCTCCTGAGCGTGTGGTACTCCAACTTCTACGGCGCCCAAACCCACCTCGTCGCCCCCTTTGATCAGTACCTCCACCGCTTCCCCGCCTACCTCCAGCAGCTCTCGATGGAGTCCAACGGCAAGACCATCACCTCTGACGGCTCCCCGGCCAAGTACACCACCGGCCCTATCCTCTTTGGCGAGCCCTGCACCAACGCCCAGCACTCCTTCTTCCAGCTCGTCCACCAGGGTACTAAGCTTATCCCCTCGGACTTTATCCTCGCGGCCAAGTCTCACAACCCCGTGTCGgacaacctgcaccagaagATGCTCGCGTCCAACTACCTCGCCCAGGCCGAGGCTCTCATGGTGGGcaagacggccgaggaggtcaGAGCCGAGGGCAATGTAcccgaggagctggtgccTCACAAGGTGTTCATGGGTAACCGCCCTACCACGAGCAtccttgttggtggtgccatTGGCCCTGCTGAGTTGGGTGCCTTGATTGTTTACTACGAGCACCTCACTTTTACTGAGGGTGCCGTGTGGGATATCAACTCTTTTGACCAGTGGGGTGTGGAATTGGGTAAGgtgttggcgaagaagattttgaaggagattgatgaggaaggggcTGGGTCAGGGCATGATTCCAGCACTggggggctgttgggggCTTTTAAGGCTTATGGTGGGTTTTGA